The Falco peregrinus isolate bFalPer1 chromosome 1, bFalPer1.pri, whole genome shotgun sequence genome has a window encoding:
- the GLDN gene encoding gliomedin yields the protein MLMMMTYSMVPVRVMVDLCNSTKGICLTGPPGPPGPPGLDGLPGHNGSDGLPGIPGQKGEPGINGKRGKIGVPGPKGDQGQKGEPGEMGLPGKDGMPGGKGARGAKGEKGDANNDVILEGAKGEPGPPGPPGPPGPPGPPGKRKGKCKAQLQDNIYSSKCTGETGAVPNDDTLAGKTEDRTPGPSKKAECVITSVGSPVHFVSVQQTFGTWMREPANVSDERIWLTMHFSGNSIKEYENSNALLNDSYRTINITGFFHGCGHAVQNNHLYYQKGGTNVILKLGLDKASLGALLIENALYHGRNYLFSNSKTYFNVAVDEKGLWIIYASSTDENIIVAHVDEETFSVIRHINTTYPKSKAGNAFIACGVLYVTDTKDTTVSFAFDLLKEQPIDARFELRSSQSVLAMLSYSLRDKNLYTWENGSLMIYPVHFGR from the exons ATGCTCATGATGATGACCTACTCCATGGTGCCG GTCCGAGTGATGGTGGATTTATGTAACAGCACAAAAGGGATATGCTTAACAG GCCCCCCAGGTCCCCCAG GGCCTCCTGGACTTGATGGACTGCCTGGCCACAATGGATCAGATGGACTCCCAGGTATACCAGGACAAAAGGGAGAACCAggaataaatggaaaaagaggaaaaatag gTGTACCAGGACCAAAAGGTGATcaaggacagaaaggagaacCTGGAGAAATGGGTTTACCTGGCAAGGATGGTATGCCAGGAGGAAAAGGTGCAAGAGGAGCAAAGGGTGAAAAAGGGGATGCAAACAATGATGTAATATTAGAAG GTGCAAAAGGTGAACCTGGACCCCCAGGCCCCCCTGGACCACCTGGACCCCCAGGTCCTCCAGGAAAACGTAAAGGTAAATGtaaagcacagctgcaggacaACATCTACAGCAGCAAATGCACAG GGGAGACAGGTGCTGTACCGAATGATGATACCCTGGCTGGAAAAACTGAAGACAGAACCCCTGGTCCTTCAAAAAAAGCTG aATGTGTTATAACATCTGTAGGAAGTCCTGTTCACTTTGTCAGTGTACAGCAAACGTTTGGAACGTGGATGCGGGAACCCGCAAACGTAAGCGATGAAAGGATTTGGCTTACCATGCATTTTTCAG GAAACTCTATAAAAGAATATGAGAATTCCAACGCCTTGCTGAATGACAGCTACAGGACCATTAACATCACAGGATTCTTTCATGGATGTGGTCATGCAGTACAAAACAATCATCTGTACTATCAAAAGGGAGGAACCAATGTCATTTTGAA ACTTGGGCTTGACAAAGCGTCGCTGGGCGCACTGCTAATTGAAAATGCCTTATACCATGGTCGTAACTACCTCTTTTCTAACTCGAAGACGTATTTCAACGTAGCAGTGGATGAGAAGGGGCTTTGGATTATATATGCCTCAAGCACTGATGAAAATATTATAGTAGCACATGTTGATGAAGAAACGTTTTCAGTCATTCGGCATATCAATACCACATACCCGAAGTCCAAGGCTGGGAACGCATTCATAGCGTGCGGCGTTCTGTACGTCACCGACACCAAGGACACGACggtcagctttgcttttgatttACTGAAGGAGCAGCCGATTGATGCGAGGTTTGAGTTACGGTCTTCGCAGTCTGTTCTTGCTATGCTTTCCTACAGTCTAAGAGATAAGAATTTGTACACGTGGGAGAACGGGAGCTTAATGATATACCCTGTACATTTTGGCagatga